In Pseudomonas fluorescens, a genomic segment contains:
- a CDS encoding MFS transporter, translated as MATYSLVIRRLMICSVTIVVSRAMTSPLLALLLSTRLGLNQQDIGLLMGIAVFIATLLGLYGGYIIDRLEKRKLLILAMLSSAIGFLLLTFASNLYLTTLTLVITEAASALFLIGSKAIISENLPVGDRAKVFSLRYTLTNVGYATGPMVGVVIAGHMQLAPFLIASAIAFGSVFLMIGIPPTQRDDSHRPLSFLSTLRTLRSDRTLILFTSGSLLSTIVHGRYTLYLSQFLLVAYKPAEALKILSAVLACNAMTVIAMQYQIGRFLKREQLRYWIVLGTLLFMLGLIGFSLADSLLTWCLAMFVFTLGEMIIYPSEFLFIDTIAPDALRGSYYGAQNLAAFGGAMSPVICGYLLINAAPTSMFYALGALTALGGTLCFLSGRRVAASPPSASPHI; from the coding sequence GTGGCCACCTACTCCCTGGTAATCCGCCGCCTGATGATTTGCTCGGTGACCATCGTGGTCAGCCGCGCCATGACCAGCCCACTGCTGGCGCTGCTGCTGAGCACGCGCCTGGGCCTCAACCAGCAGGACATCGGCCTGCTGATGGGCATCGCGGTGTTTATCGCCACACTGCTGGGCCTGTATGGCGGCTATATCATCGACCGCCTGGAAAAGCGCAAGCTGCTGATCCTGGCCATGCTCTCCAGCGCCATCGGCTTTCTGTTACTGACGTTTGCCAGCAACCTCTACCTCACCACCCTGACCCTGGTCATCACCGAAGCAGCGTCAGCGCTGTTCCTGATCGGCTCCAAAGCCATCATCAGCGAGAACCTGCCGGTGGGCGATCGCGCCAAGGTGTTTTCCCTGCGCTATACCCTGACCAACGTCGGCTACGCCACCGGCCCGATGGTCGGCGTGGTGATTGCCGGCCACATGCAACTGGCGCCCTTCCTGATCGCCAGCGCGATTGCCTTTGGCAGCGTGTTCCTGATGATCGGTATCCCGCCGACGCAACGGGATGACAGCCACAGACCCTTGAGTTTTCTCAGTACCCTGCGCACCTTGCGCAGCGACCGCACGTTGATTCTGTTCACCAGCGGCAGCCTGCTGAGCACCATTGTCCACGGGCGCTATACGCTGTATCTGTCGCAGTTTCTGCTGGTGGCCTACAAGCCGGCCGAGGCGCTGAAGATTCTGTCGGCGGTGCTGGCGTGTAACGCCATGACCGTCATCGCGATGCAGTACCAGATCGGGCGGTTTCTCAAGCGTGAGCAATTGCGCTACTGGATCGTGCTGGGCACTTTGCTGTTCATGCTTGGGTTGATCGGCTTCAGCCTGGCCGACAGCTTGCTCACCTGGTGCCTGGCGATGTTTGTGTTCACCCTCGGCGAGATGATCATCTACCCGTCCGAGTTCCTGTTTATCGACACCATCGCCCCGGATGCCCTGCGCGGCAGTTACTACGGGGCACAGAACCTGGCCGCGTTTGGCGGGGCGATGAGCCCGGTGATTTGCGGGTATTTGCTGATCAACGCGGCGCCCACCAGCATGTTTTATGCCCTGGGCGCACTCACTGCCCTCGGCGGCACCCTGTGCTTCCTGAGCGGACGCCGCGTGGCGGCTAGCCCCCCTTCGGCCAGCCCGCACATTTGA
- a CDS encoding amino acid ABC transporter ATP-binding protein, whose product MRSIVKAVNLNKYYDQYHALRDINIEVEQGEVMCIIGPSGSGKSTLLRCVNQLEKIDKGGLWVDGELVGYRVVGNKLHEMNEVQIARQRLATGMVFQRFNLFPHMTVLQNIVEGPCQVLKRSPKEATEDALELLARVGLADKRNAYPVELSGGQQQRVAIARALAMRPKLMLFDEPTSALDPELVGEVLSVMRDLATTGMTMIVVTHELGFAREVSNRMVFMDAGQIVEAGSPEEILISPQNPRTQSFISAVRT is encoded by the coding sequence ATGAGAAGCATCGTCAAGGCCGTCAACCTGAACAAGTATTACGACCAGTATCACGCGTTGCGCGACATCAATATCGAGGTCGAGCAAGGCGAAGTCATGTGCATCATCGGCCCGTCGGGCTCGGGTAAAAGCACCCTGCTGCGCTGCGTCAACCAGCTGGAAAAAATCGACAAGGGCGGCCTGTGGGTCGACGGCGAACTGGTGGGTTACCGCGTGGTCGGCAACAAGCTGCATGAGATGAATGAAGTGCAGATCGCGCGCCAACGCCTGGCCACCGGCATGGTGTTCCAGCGCTTCAATTTGTTCCCGCACATGACCGTGTTGCAGAACATCGTCGAAGGCCCGTGCCAGGTGCTCAAGCGCTCGCCCAAGGAAGCCACGGAGGACGCCCTGGAGTTGCTCGCCCGCGTTGGCCTGGCGGACAAGCGCAATGCCTACCCGGTGGAATTGTCCGGTGGGCAACAGCAGCGTGTGGCGATTGCCCGCGCGTTGGCGATGCGCCCCAAGTTGATGTTGTTTGACGAACCCACCTCAGCCCTCGACCCGGAGCTGGTAGGAGAAGTGCTGTCGGTGATGCGCGATTTGGCCACCACCGGCATGACCATGATCGTGGTCACCCATGAGTTGGGCTTCGCCCGCGAAGTGTCCAACCGCATGGTGTTTATGGATGCAGGCCAGATTGTGGAAGCCGGCAGCCCTGAAGAAATTCTAATAAGCCCACAAAACCCGCGTACCCAAAGCTTTATTTCTGCCGTTCGCACTTAA
- a CDS encoding ABC transporter substrate-binding protein has protein sequence MKKLFIPTLLAGLMASTGVLAALPAAIKDKGEISAAIVPNYPPMDFKDPATNKLTGFDFDLGNALAERLGVKIKWQETGFEQMLSGLTTKRVDIVLSGMSDTAERQKSVTFIDYFTSGPQLYTLAKREEIKELTDLCGKKVGTSRRTTWPSEIAAWSKENCEAAGKPAIVVIGTEGSADARAQLQQNRLDAAMQGSETIPYLMSLDKGKYKPVGLAISKQFTGLGIEKSNTGLVTAISETLQGMIDDGTYGKILKKWDLEQGAVEKISINAGQ, from the coding sequence ATGAAAAAATTGTTCATCCCAACGTTGCTCGCAGGCCTGATGGCCTCCACCGGTGTATTGGCGGCATTGCCGGCGGCAATCAAGGACAAGGGTGAGATCAGCGCGGCCATCGTGCCGAACTACCCGCCGATGGATTTCAAGGACCCGGCCACCAATAAGCTCACCGGCTTCGACTTCGACCTGGGCAACGCCCTGGCCGAGCGCCTGGGTGTGAAGATCAAGTGGCAGGAAACCGGCTTCGAGCAAATGCTCAGCGGCTTGACCACCAAGCGCGTGGACATCGTGCTGTCGGGCATGAGCGACACCGCCGAGCGCCAGAAATCCGTGACCTTCATCGACTACTTCACCAGCGGCCCGCAGCTGTACACCCTGGCCAAGCGTGAAGAGATCAAGGAACTGACCGACCTGTGCGGTAAAAAAGTCGGCACCAGCCGCCGCACCACCTGGCCGTCGGAAATTGCCGCGTGGAGCAAGGAAAACTGCGAAGCCGCGGGTAAACCCGCCATCGTGGTGATCGGCACTGAAGGCTCGGCGGATGCGCGGGCGCAGTTGCAGCAGAACCGTCTGGACGCGGCGATGCAGGGCAGCGAGACGATTCCTTATTTGATGTCGTTGGACAAGGGCAAGTACAAGCCGGTGGGCCTGGCGATTTCCAAGCAGTTCACCGGGCTGGGGATCGAGAAGAGCAACACCGGGCTGGTCACGGCGATCAGTGAAACGTTGCAGGGCATGATCGATGACGGGACCTACGGCAAGATCCTGAAGAAGTGGGATCTGGAACAGGGTGCAGTCGAGAAGATCAGCATCAACGCCGGCCAGTAA